In the genome of Pempheris klunzingeri isolate RE-2024b chromosome 11, fPemKlu1.hap1, whole genome shotgun sequence, one region contains:
- the tbc1d25 gene encoding TBC1 domain family member 25 isoform X1, with protein sequence MAGEEERGVVRVKVKKCDGVLPVEFRSFAVDPQITSLEVLQHILIRAFDLNGKRHFGISYLSRDRSGAEIHLPLVSDWDLDVAFVSAAKPYLQLKMDIKPSEDSKSTSPVMEDWDIISPKDVIGSEQLLAERTRSLASAALPFTQSLLSQVGRTLTRVQQAFSWSYGEEIKPFKPPLSDAEFHSYLNGQGQLMRPEELRLRIYHGGVEPSLRKVVWRYLLNVYPDGLSGQERMDYMKRKTREYDQLKRECTARVSHEDLEFIRGNVLKDVLRTDRAHPYYAGSEDSPHLTALTDLLTTFAITHPQISYCQGMSDIASPILAVMDNEAHAFICFCGIMKRLEGNFRPDGQLMSIKFQHLKLLLQYSDPEFYSYLVSRGADDLFFCYRWLLLELKREFAFDDALRMLEVTWSSLPPDPPETEVELLGPPLEADETASCRDKNKTVENCLIEDKQRRRHMLRPSREEADVSGNAGMEEKDGGAGKGHRGSTCHIPRVAMGKAGLEESPFQRQASFGEFKYYTARNEDSFDIEDAEQPQGLVASKSVTSVPRRQSTADSEEDPGEKTPLMKNCENGFSPVPSPPLFPSGLPIWKTGSIVSPTSSASPSSWPDASPDSSPKSTSPSTSNGREGFPRTVPKVLTSSAQVLSGMGNMSVASPSHSQNRSLLSSPILSFGRGPAPSGGRSSSNSLPSPGNKSPTTTASSKDEATSIKPCSLPPPQEFGKGNPFMLFICLSILLEHRDHIIKNSLDYNELAMHFDRLVRRHNLSRVLQRAKALFADYLQSEVWDSEEGDEVSLDSPTTATAAQHSPSPTISTRTIYSPLAPPQPSSPNSTYNLATTIPSLTAQVSVYPTS encoded by the exons ATGGCaggcgaggaggagaggggggtggTCCGTGTCAAAGTCAAG AAATGTGATGGCGTGCTTCCTGTGGAGTTTCGCTCCTTCGCTGTGGATCCTCAGATCACATCACTGGAGGTCCTGCAGCACATACTCATCAGAGCCTTTGATTTGAATGG GAAGCGGCACTTCGGGATCAGTTACCTGTCTCGAGATCGGAGTGGCGCTGAAATACATCTGCCTCTGGTGTCTGACTGGGATTTGGATGTTGCGTTTGTCAGTGCAGCCAAACCATATTTACAGCTGAAGATGGACATAAAACCTTCAGAGGACAGTAAGAGCACGA GTCCTGTTATGGAGGACTGGGACATCATCAGCCCCAAAGATGTGATTGGCTCTGAGCAACTTCTTGCAGAAAGGACGAGGTCTTTGGCTTCTGCAGCTCTTCCCTTCACCCAGTCCCTGCTGTCCCAG GTTGGCCGGACCCTGACCAGAGTCCAGCAGGCCTTTAGCTGGTCTTACGGGGAGGAGATCAAGCCTTTCAAGCCCCCTCTTAGCGACGCCGAGTTTCACAGTTACCTCAATGGACAAGGCCAGTTGATGCGACCCGAGGAACTCCGACTGCGGATCTACCACGGGGGTGTGGAGCCTTCACTGCGCAAG GTTGTCTGGCGATACCTCCTGAACGTCTACCCTGATGGCCTGAGTGGACAGGAGAGGATGGACTACATGAAGAGGAAGACCAGGGAGTACGACCAGCTGAAGAGAGAGTGCACAGCCCGCGTCAGCCACGAGGACCTTGAATTTATCCGTGGGAACGTTCTCAAAGACGTCCTGAGGACGGACCGGGCTCATCCGTACTATGCCGGCTCAGAAGACAGTCCACATTTGACGGCTCTCACGGACCTGCTCACCACATTCGCCATCACACATCCACAG ataTCATACTGTCAAGGCATGAGTGATATTGCCTCACCTATACTTGCTGTAATGGACAATGAAGCGCACGCCTTCATTTGCTTTTGTGGCATCATGAAACGCTTGGAGGGGAACTTCCGGCCCGACGGGCAGCTCATGTCTATTAAGTTCCAGCATCTAAAGCTGCTTCTGCAGTACTCGGATCCCGAATTCTACTCTTACCTCGTGTCCCGGGGAGCTGACGACCTCTTCTTCTGTTACCGCTGGCTGCTTCTGGAGCTCAAGCGAGAGTTTGCGTTCGACGATGCTTTGAGGATGCTCGAGGTGACTTGGAGCTCCCTGCCCCCAGACCCTCCGGAAACTGAAGTGGAGCTTCTGGGGCCACCGCTGGAGGCCGACGAAACGGCGTCCTGCAGGGACAAGAACAAGACGGTTGAGAATTGCCTCATAGAAGATAAGCAGCGTAGACGACACATGCTGCGGCCTtcaagagaggaagcagatgTGAGCGGGAACGCTGGCATggaagaaaaagatggaggtGCTGGAAAAGGACACAGGGGCAGTACATGTCATATTCCTCGAGTGGCCATGGGAAAGGCAGGTTTGGAAGAGTCTCCTTTTCAGAGGCAAGCTAGTTTTGGAGAGTTTAAGTACTATACTGCCCGAAATGAAGACAGCTTTGATATAGAGGACGCCGAGCAGCCACAGGGTTTGGTGGCTTCAAAGTCGGTAACAAGCGTCCCGAGGCGTCAGTCCACAGCTGACAGCGAGGAGGACCCAGGAGAGAAAACCCCCCTCATGAAAAACTGTGAGAATGGTTTCTCTCCGGTGCCGTCACCCCCTCTCTTTCCAAGCGGCCTACCAATCTGGAAAACCGGCTCCATTGTCTCTCCCACGTCTTCAGCATCGCCCTCCAGCTGGCCGGATGCTTCTCCCGACTCTTCTCCAAAATCCACATCCCCGTCCACGAGCAACGGAAGAGAGGGCTTTCCAAGAACTGTCCCAAAAGTGCTGACCTCCTCTGCCCAAGTGCTCAGCGGCATGGGGAACATGTCTGTTGCGTCTCCCTCCCACTCTCAGAATCGATCCCTGCTGTCTTCACCCATTTTGTCCTTTGGGAGAGGCCCCGCGCCGTCTGGCGGCAGGTCGTCCTCCAACAGCCTCCCTTCCCCCGGCAACAAAtcccccaccaccaccgctTCTTCGAAAGACGAGGCCACCAGCATCAAACCGTGCTCCCTGCCACCACCTCAAGAGTTTGGCAAAGGCAATCCTTTCATGCTGTTCATTTGCCTGTCCATCCTGCTGGAGCACAGAGACCACATCATTAAGAACAGCTTGGATTACAATGAACTGGCCATGCACTTTGACCGCCTCGTCCGGCGCCACAACCTCAGCAGGGTGCTACAGCGAGCTAAGGCCTTATTTGCGGACTACTTACAGAGTGAAGTGTGGGACTCGGAGGAAGGGGATGAGGTTAGTTTGGACTCCCCAACAACAGCTACTGCCGCGCAGCACTCCCCTTCTCCAACCATCTCTACCAGGACCATTTACAGCCCTTTAGCGCCGCCTCAGCCATCCTCTCCAAACTCAACTTATAACCTTGCAACTACCATTCCCTCCCTAACAGCCCAAGTGTCTGTGTATCCCACTTCATGA
- the tbc1d25 gene encoding TBC1 domain family member 25 isoform X2: MAGEEERGVVRVKVKKCDGVLPVEFRSFAVDPQITSLEVLQHILIRAFDLNGKRHFGISYLSRDRSGAEIHLPLVSDWDLDVAFVSAAKPYLQLKMDIKPSEDSPVMEDWDIISPKDVIGSEQLLAERTRSLASAALPFTQSLLSQVGRTLTRVQQAFSWSYGEEIKPFKPPLSDAEFHSYLNGQGQLMRPEELRLRIYHGGVEPSLRKVVWRYLLNVYPDGLSGQERMDYMKRKTREYDQLKRECTARVSHEDLEFIRGNVLKDVLRTDRAHPYYAGSEDSPHLTALTDLLTTFAITHPQISYCQGMSDIASPILAVMDNEAHAFICFCGIMKRLEGNFRPDGQLMSIKFQHLKLLLQYSDPEFYSYLVSRGADDLFFCYRWLLLELKREFAFDDALRMLEVTWSSLPPDPPETEVELLGPPLEADETASCRDKNKTVENCLIEDKQRRRHMLRPSREEADVSGNAGMEEKDGGAGKGHRGSTCHIPRVAMGKAGLEESPFQRQASFGEFKYYTARNEDSFDIEDAEQPQGLVASKSVTSVPRRQSTADSEEDPGEKTPLMKNCENGFSPVPSPPLFPSGLPIWKTGSIVSPTSSASPSSWPDASPDSSPKSTSPSTSNGREGFPRTVPKVLTSSAQVLSGMGNMSVASPSHSQNRSLLSSPILSFGRGPAPSGGRSSSNSLPSPGNKSPTTTASSKDEATSIKPCSLPPPQEFGKGNPFMLFICLSILLEHRDHIIKNSLDYNELAMHFDRLVRRHNLSRVLQRAKALFADYLQSEVWDSEEGDEVSLDSPTTATAAQHSPSPTISTRTIYSPLAPPQPSSPNSTYNLATTIPSLTAQVSVYPTS, from the exons ATGGCaggcgaggaggagaggggggtggTCCGTGTCAAAGTCAAG AAATGTGATGGCGTGCTTCCTGTGGAGTTTCGCTCCTTCGCTGTGGATCCTCAGATCACATCACTGGAGGTCCTGCAGCACATACTCATCAGAGCCTTTGATTTGAATGG GAAGCGGCACTTCGGGATCAGTTACCTGTCTCGAGATCGGAGTGGCGCTGAAATACATCTGCCTCTGGTGTCTGACTGGGATTTGGATGTTGCGTTTGTCAGTGCAGCCAAACCATATTTACAGCTGAAGATGGACATAAAACCTTCAGAGGACA GTCCTGTTATGGAGGACTGGGACATCATCAGCCCCAAAGATGTGATTGGCTCTGAGCAACTTCTTGCAGAAAGGACGAGGTCTTTGGCTTCTGCAGCTCTTCCCTTCACCCAGTCCCTGCTGTCCCAG GTTGGCCGGACCCTGACCAGAGTCCAGCAGGCCTTTAGCTGGTCTTACGGGGAGGAGATCAAGCCTTTCAAGCCCCCTCTTAGCGACGCCGAGTTTCACAGTTACCTCAATGGACAAGGCCAGTTGATGCGACCCGAGGAACTCCGACTGCGGATCTACCACGGGGGTGTGGAGCCTTCACTGCGCAAG GTTGTCTGGCGATACCTCCTGAACGTCTACCCTGATGGCCTGAGTGGACAGGAGAGGATGGACTACATGAAGAGGAAGACCAGGGAGTACGACCAGCTGAAGAGAGAGTGCACAGCCCGCGTCAGCCACGAGGACCTTGAATTTATCCGTGGGAACGTTCTCAAAGACGTCCTGAGGACGGACCGGGCTCATCCGTACTATGCCGGCTCAGAAGACAGTCCACATTTGACGGCTCTCACGGACCTGCTCACCACATTCGCCATCACACATCCACAG ataTCATACTGTCAAGGCATGAGTGATATTGCCTCACCTATACTTGCTGTAATGGACAATGAAGCGCACGCCTTCATTTGCTTTTGTGGCATCATGAAACGCTTGGAGGGGAACTTCCGGCCCGACGGGCAGCTCATGTCTATTAAGTTCCAGCATCTAAAGCTGCTTCTGCAGTACTCGGATCCCGAATTCTACTCTTACCTCGTGTCCCGGGGAGCTGACGACCTCTTCTTCTGTTACCGCTGGCTGCTTCTGGAGCTCAAGCGAGAGTTTGCGTTCGACGATGCTTTGAGGATGCTCGAGGTGACTTGGAGCTCCCTGCCCCCAGACCCTCCGGAAACTGAAGTGGAGCTTCTGGGGCCACCGCTGGAGGCCGACGAAACGGCGTCCTGCAGGGACAAGAACAAGACGGTTGAGAATTGCCTCATAGAAGATAAGCAGCGTAGACGACACATGCTGCGGCCTtcaagagaggaagcagatgTGAGCGGGAACGCTGGCATggaagaaaaagatggaggtGCTGGAAAAGGACACAGGGGCAGTACATGTCATATTCCTCGAGTGGCCATGGGAAAGGCAGGTTTGGAAGAGTCTCCTTTTCAGAGGCAAGCTAGTTTTGGAGAGTTTAAGTACTATACTGCCCGAAATGAAGACAGCTTTGATATAGAGGACGCCGAGCAGCCACAGGGTTTGGTGGCTTCAAAGTCGGTAACAAGCGTCCCGAGGCGTCAGTCCACAGCTGACAGCGAGGAGGACCCAGGAGAGAAAACCCCCCTCATGAAAAACTGTGAGAATGGTTTCTCTCCGGTGCCGTCACCCCCTCTCTTTCCAAGCGGCCTACCAATCTGGAAAACCGGCTCCATTGTCTCTCCCACGTCTTCAGCATCGCCCTCCAGCTGGCCGGATGCTTCTCCCGACTCTTCTCCAAAATCCACATCCCCGTCCACGAGCAACGGAAGAGAGGGCTTTCCAAGAACTGTCCCAAAAGTGCTGACCTCCTCTGCCCAAGTGCTCAGCGGCATGGGGAACATGTCTGTTGCGTCTCCCTCCCACTCTCAGAATCGATCCCTGCTGTCTTCACCCATTTTGTCCTTTGGGAGAGGCCCCGCGCCGTCTGGCGGCAGGTCGTCCTCCAACAGCCTCCCTTCCCCCGGCAACAAAtcccccaccaccaccgctTCTTCGAAAGACGAGGCCACCAGCATCAAACCGTGCTCCCTGCCACCACCTCAAGAGTTTGGCAAAGGCAATCCTTTCATGCTGTTCATTTGCCTGTCCATCCTGCTGGAGCACAGAGACCACATCATTAAGAACAGCTTGGATTACAATGAACTGGCCATGCACTTTGACCGCCTCGTCCGGCGCCACAACCTCAGCAGGGTGCTACAGCGAGCTAAGGCCTTATTTGCGGACTACTTACAGAGTGAAGTGTGGGACTCGGAGGAAGGGGATGAGGTTAGTTTGGACTCCCCAACAACAGCTACTGCCGCGCAGCACTCCCCTTCTCCAACCATCTCTACCAGGACCATTTACAGCCCTTTAGCGCCGCCTCAGCCATCCTCTCCAAACTCAACTTATAACCTTGCAACTACCATTCCCTCCCTAACAGCCCAAGTGTCTGTGTATCCCACTTCATGA